A single genomic interval of Brevibacillus brevis harbors:
- a CDS encoding TnsA endonuclease C-terminal domain-containing protein, with protein sequence MDWSNRNWSKEDKLYAPKRKVDNKGSHNKPHVIGSIASYKMSRDVAYHSLAECLFYYFLELDQASVRYYDQPINVHKAMVSCSRCTRISSRLSSHLYQIKNSPDMETEIFKLCNSRCEKLAFSQNWKYSVIYPKTLPEVVVRNLKFLNPYLKKRKSYSQWVDQVINNLSYLETSSVLDIARSFTASVDFRYILPVVYHLIATGVFNVNLQKTITLGNFSGQLRQFLGESDSFETVQFTGPEYEEEGLIDQKVDHDDSLKPQNWI encoded by the coding sequence TTGGATTGGTCAAATCGTAATTGGAGTAAAGAGGACAAGCTCTACGCACCAAAACGTAAAGTTGATAACAAAGGGAGCCACAACAAACCCCATGTAATCGGGTCTATAGCAAGCTACAAAATGAGTAGGGATGTAGCGTACCATTCATTAGCCGAATGCTTATTTTATTACTTTCTAGAACTCGATCAGGCCTCCGTTCGATATTATGACCAACCGATAAACGTCCATAAAGCAATGGTTTCATGTTCCAGATGTACTCGTATTTCGTCAAGGCTCAGTTCTCACTTGTATCAAATTAAGAATTCACCCGATATGGAGACAGAGATTTTTAAATTATGTAATAGTCGATGTGAAAAATTAGCATTCTCTCAAAATTGGAAGTATAGCGTGATTTATCCGAAGACATTACCTGAAGTCGTAGTACGCAATCTTAAATTCTTAAATCCTTACCTTAAGAAAAGAAAAAGTTATTCGCAATGGGTGGATCAAGTTATTAATAATCTATCTTATTTAGAAACTTCATCTGTCTTAGATATAGCTCGAAGCTTCACGGCTAGTGTGGATTTTCGATATATACTTCCAGTTGTATATCACTTAATTGCAACAGGTGTGTTCAATGTCAACTTACAAAAGACAATTACGTTAGGGAATTTTTCTGGTCAGTTACGACAGTTTCTGGGGGAGAGTGATAGCTTTGAAACTGTTCAATTTACGGGACCAGAATATGAAGAAGAAGGTTTAATTGATCAGAAAGTAGACCATGACGATTCTCTTAAGCCCCAAAATTGGATTTGA
- the glmM gene encoding phosphoglucosamine mutase: MGKYFGTDGVRGVANTQLTPELAFKIGRVGGYVLTRHKQEGKPKVVIGRDTRISGQMLENALLAGLLSVGAEVVRLGVISTSGVAYLTRALGADAGVMISASHNPFPDNGIKFFGSNGFKLSDEVEAEVEQYLDATEDTMPRPTGEQIGTVLEFLEGGQKYLSHLKSTVSERFDGLKVVLDCANGAVSSLAARLFADVDAEVITIGANPNGININDQCGSTHPERLVEEVLKHKADLGLSFDGDADRCIAVDDNGEIIDGDYIMAICARALKAKGKLNNNTVVTTVMANMGFFKGMEECSINTTKTAVGDRYVVEEMLRGGYNLGGEQSGHIVFLDYNTTGDGLLTGLQLLNIIKESGKPLSELKQVMVKYPQLLINVRVEDKSKLNGNEAIAQAIRDVEEDLAGNGRVLVRPSGTEPIVRVMAEGPDASQLEGLVNRIVDVVKQELV; the protein is encoded by the coding sequence ATGGGGAAGTATTTCGGAACAGACGGTGTACGCGGTGTAGCAAATACACAACTGACACCCGAACTGGCATTTAAAATCGGACGCGTTGGCGGTTACGTTCTTACCAGACACAAGCAGGAAGGGAAACCAAAAGTGGTGATTGGGCGCGATACGCGCATTTCCGGACAAATGCTGGAAAACGCACTTTTGGCTGGGCTGTTATCGGTTGGAGCAGAAGTGGTCAGATTGGGTGTTATCTCCACCTCGGGGGTAGCGTATCTCACACGTGCACTTGGTGCAGATGCGGGTGTTATGATCTCCGCCTCTCACAATCCGTTTCCGGATAACGGAATCAAGTTCTTCGGTAGCAACGGTTTTAAACTGTCCGACGAAGTGGAAGCTGAAGTAGAACAGTATTTGGACGCGACAGAGGATACTATGCCTCGACCAACAGGCGAACAAATCGGGACGGTTCTGGAATTCCTGGAGGGTGGTCAAAAGTACCTCTCTCATTTAAAGAGTACCGTATCTGAGCGATTTGACGGTCTGAAGGTAGTCCTGGACTGTGCAAATGGTGCTGTCTCATCATTGGCAGCTCGTCTGTTTGCGGATGTGGACGCTGAAGTGATCACGATTGGTGCGAATCCGAATGGAATCAACATCAATGACCAATGCGGTTCAACGCATCCTGAACGTCTAGTAGAAGAAGTTTTGAAGCATAAAGCTGACTTGGGTCTATCCTTTGATGGGGACGCGGATCGCTGTATTGCAGTAGATGATAATGGTGAAATCATCGACGGCGACTATATTATGGCGATCTGTGCACGAGCACTTAAGGCAAAAGGAAAGCTCAACAACAATACAGTTGTTACGACCGTAATGGCCAACATGGGCTTCTTCAAAGGGATGGAGGAGTGCTCCATCAATACGACGAAGACTGCTGTAGGGGATCGCTATGTAGTTGAAGAGATGCTGCGCGGAGGTTATAATCTCGGTGGCGAACAGTCCGGTCATATTGTCTTCCTGGACTACAATACGACAGGAGACGGTCTGTTAACGGGTCTGCAGCTCTTGAACATCATCAAGGAGTCTGGCAAGCCGTTGTCCGAGCTCAAACAAGTGATGGTCAAATATCCGCAGCTTTTGATCAATGTCCGTGTAGAGGACAAGTCAAAGCTGAATGGCAATGAAGCTATTGCGCAGGCCATCCGTGACGTGGAAGAAGATTTGGCTGGCAATGGTCGCGTTCTGGTTCGTCCGTCCGGAACAGAGCCAATCGTACGTGTCATGGCAGAAGGCCCAGATGCGTCACAGTTGGAAGGGCTCGTGAATCGGATCGTTGACGTGGTCAAACAAGAACTGGTGTAA
- the glpQ gene encoding glycerophosphodiester phosphodiesterase, with amino-acid sequence MKKLVTSLAAALAITTSFGSVSFAEADKIVIAHRGASGYLPEHTLPAKAMAYAMGVDYIEQDVVMTKDSKLVIMHDHYLDSVTNVAEVYPDRKRKDGRYYVIDFTLDEIKKLKTTEVFTVENGKQVQDYPDRFPLWKSSFSVHTLEEEIELIQGMNKSTGRNVGIYTEIKAPWFHRHEGKDISLAVLQVLKKYGYVSKNDKAYIQTFDPNEAKRIRTELYPHLNMNVKLVQLMAETGWNETMIYENGKGVPYNYDWMFEKGAMKEIAKYADGVGPWKPMIIKEESTKDHLIITNLVKEAHEADLEVHPYTFRADKGQIPAYAANFEELLDQFYFTAGVDGVFTDFPDRAVDFLRRAESQSKTSQYKGS; translated from the coding sequence ATGAAAAAACTGGTTACATCCTTGGCAGCCGCTCTCGCTATTACAACGAGCTTTGGAAGCGTATCCTTTGCCGAAGCGGATAAGATTGTCATCGCCCACCGCGGAGCGAGCGGATACTTGCCGGAACATACGCTGCCCGCAAAAGCGATGGCTTACGCGATGGGAGTCGACTACATCGAACAAGACGTGGTCATGACAAAGGACAGCAAACTAGTCATCATGCACGACCATTATCTGGACAGCGTAACCAATGTAGCGGAGGTCTACCCTGATCGAAAACGAAAAGATGGCAGGTACTACGTTATTGATTTCACTCTTGACGAGATCAAGAAACTGAAAACGACAGAGGTCTTCACAGTAGAAAACGGCAAGCAGGTACAAGACTATCCGGATCGCTTCCCTCTCTGGAAATCCAGCTTCAGTGTTCACACCTTGGAAGAAGAGATTGAACTGATCCAGGGTATGAACAAAAGCACGGGTCGTAACGTAGGGATCTATACGGAGATCAAAGCTCCCTGGTTCCACAGACACGAAGGAAAGGACATCAGCCTCGCAGTGTTACAGGTGTTGAAAAAGTACGGCTATGTGTCCAAGAATGACAAAGCGTACATACAGACTTTCGACCCCAATGAAGCAAAACGGATTCGCACGGAGCTCTATCCACATTTGAATATGAACGTGAAGCTTGTACAGCTCATGGCAGAAACCGGCTGGAACGAAACCATGATCTATGAAAACGGTAAGGGCGTTCCCTACAACTACGATTGGATGTTTGAAAAAGGGGCGATGAAAGAAATTGCGAAATACGCAGACGGCGTAGGGCCATGGAAGCCGATGATCATCAAAGAAGAGTCGACGAAAGACCACCTCATCATTACCAATCTTGTCAAAGAGGCTCATGAAGCTGACCTGGAAGTGCATCCATACACCTTCCGAGCGGATAAAGGACAAATCCCTGCCTATGCAGCAAACTTTGAGGAACTGCTCGATCAGTTCTACTTCACAGCAGGAGTTGACGGGGTGTTTACGGACTTCCCTGACCGTGCCGTTGATTTTTTACGAAGAGCGGAGTCCCAAAGCAAAACGTCCCAGTACAAGGGTAGCTGA
- a CDS encoding MFS transporter: MKSTWKVYVLALISFLVGTSNYIISGILDRIAETLGTSVAAAGQLITVYSLAYAVGTPILMALTAKIDRRKLLLYSLGLFIAANLLTFILSGFGFFIAARIVTALGAGVVTVNALSIAAKIAPPGKQASAIANVTMGITASLIIGVPLGRMVASAFGWKAVFLAIAIVGVIAMLVIAAVLPRMQGDKPVPLINQFALLKKPQVLVALAITFFWLGGYSLAYTYISPFLLEVTHLNDSLISAALFVFGIASLIGSKVGGYSADKRGIKYTLVSGMVLHVISLILLSLVGQSVIAVFAILILWSFSAWSSAPAQQFNLVSLVPESSGVMLSLNSSMMQLAMAVGAGIGGLIVNHISLASITWFGVLGVLIAIITVFVLSNMASRHSVVQSAD; this comes from the coding sequence ATGAAGAGCACATGGAAAGTTTACGTTCTAGCCTTGATCAGCTTTTTAGTTGGAACATCCAATTACATCATTTCCGGGATATTAGACCGAATCGCAGAGACGTTGGGAACAAGCGTTGCGGCAGCAGGCCAGCTCATTACGGTTTATTCCCTGGCCTATGCGGTCGGCACGCCTATTTTGATGGCGCTGACGGCCAAAATAGACCGGCGCAAGCTCCTACTTTATTCGCTTGGCCTCTTTATTGCCGCAAATCTGCTCACATTTATATTGTCCGGCTTCGGTTTCTTCATTGCCGCGAGAATCGTTACTGCATTAGGTGCCGGGGTGGTCACAGTTAACGCGCTCAGCATCGCCGCAAAAATCGCTCCGCCAGGTAAGCAGGCCAGCGCCATCGCCAACGTCACCATGGGCATTACCGCATCGCTCATCATCGGCGTCCCGCTCGGCAGAATGGTAGCCTCGGCTTTTGGCTGGAAAGCGGTATTTCTGGCCATCGCAATTGTCGGGGTCATCGCTATGCTTGTCATTGCTGCTGTTCTTCCACGTATGCAGGGAGACAAGCCTGTTCCTTTGATCAATCAATTTGCTTTGTTAAAAAAACCTCAGGTTTTGGTTGCTTTAGCAATTACTTTTTTCTGGTTGGGAGGATATTCCCTCGCCTATACCTACATCTCCCCTTTTCTGCTAGAGGTGACTCATTTAAATGATTCATTGATTAGCGCCGCTCTGTTCGTGTTCGGCATTGCCAGTTTGATTGGCTCGAAAGTCGGCGGCTACAGCGCGGATAAACGGGGCATCAAATACACGCTCGTATCAGGGATGGTGCTTCACGTCATTTCGTTAATTTTGCTATCCTTAGTCGGACAGTCGGTTATTGCTGTATTCGCCATTTTGATCCTCTGGTCTTTTTCCGCTTGGTCATCCGCTCCCGCGCAGCAATTTAACCTGGTTTCGCTTGTTCCTGAATCCTCGGGCGTCATGCTGAGCTTGAACAGTTCCATGATGCAGCTTGCCATGGCTGTCGGCGCAGGAATCGGCGGGCTGATCGTTAACCATATTTCTTTGGCATCCATTACCTGGTTCGGGGTACTCGGCGTACTCATCGCCATCATTACCGTGTTTGTATTGTCTAATATGGCATCACGGCATTCGGTGGTTCAATCAGCGGATTAA
- a CDS encoding MFS transporter, with product MSNKVEGLLTNTDFRRLWIGQTASQFGTQVALLGMPLVAALYLGASPMQMGLLGFVEYAPFILFGLLAGVWIDRFPRRPILVAANFFRGALLLIVPLTALTGFLNMTVLYLVAFIVGICTVFFDVAYTSFLPSIVSKEQLVDGNSKLETSKSTAQIAGPGLSGGLEQLITAPFAILFTAVSFFVSAVYIARIRKLETVVTDAKKQKNMWLEIKEGLHTVYTKPLLWGVVRCSTVFNLSWNVIFSVYVLYASQELKISASILGIIYGTLGVGYLFGSLLAQRAVRRFGVGPTIVGSATIAASGGLLAPLAVGSELSMALIMMLGQLLFGMGVSMFSISTISLRQVIVPDALQGRVNATFRFISWGSLPLGSLMGGMIGGAMGLRFALFAGGIGLLASACTLLFTPFLQLRVKSFHELTLEKDVFIKS from the coding sequence ATGAGTAACAAGGTGGAAGGATTGTTAACTAACACAGATTTTCGCAGGCTCTGGATTGGGCAAACTGCATCACAGTTTGGGACTCAGGTTGCATTATTAGGAATGCCATTAGTGGCAGCTCTCTATTTAGGGGCCAGTCCCATGCAAATGGGGTTGCTTGGTTTTGTCGAGTATGCGCCATTTATCCTTTTCGGTTTGCTTGCTGGTGTATGGATAGACAGATTTCCCCGGCGACCAATTCTTGTCGCCGCTAACTTTTTCAGGGGTGCATTACTGCTCATTGTGCCGCTGACAGCCTTAACTGGATTCCTGAATATGACAGTTCTATATTTGGTAGCCTTCATAGTGGGGATCTGTACTGTCTTTTTTGATGTTGCCTATACATCCTTTTTGCCTTCCATTGTGAGCAAGGAGCAGCTTGTTGATGGGAATAGCAAACTAGAGACAAGTAAATCTACCGCACAAATTGCTGGGCCGGGTTTATCAGGTGGACTGGAACAGTTAATCACCGCTCCTTTTGCAATCTTGTTCACGGCGGTATCCTTTTTTGTATCCGCTGTATACATAGCCCGGATTCGCAAGTTGGAGACAGTCGTGACAGATGCGAAAAAACAAAAAAATATGTGGCTGGAAATTAAAGAAGGGCTGCATACAGTTTACACAAAACCATTGCTGTGGGGAGTGGTGCGCTGCTCAACAGTCTTTAACCTTTCCTGGAATGTTATTTTTAGTGTTTATGTTCTATATGCATCGCAAGAACTCAAAATCAGTGCGAGCATTCTTGGCATCATTTATGGAACGCTAGGAGTAGGGTACCTATTTGGCTCTCTGCTTGCCCAAAGGGCTGTACGTCGTTTTGGAGTAGGTCCAACAATTGTAGGTTCCGCTACGATCGCAGCAAGTGGCGGTTTGCTTGCTCCATTAGCAGTAGGATCAGAATTAAGTATGGCGTTGATTATGATGCTCGGACAGCTTCTTTTCGGAATGGGTGTCTCCATGTTTAGCATTAGTACCATCAGTTTACGTCAAGTAATTGTACCCGATGCCCTGCAAGGTCGCGTGAATGCTACGTTTCGATTTATCTCGTGGGGTTCTTTACCGCTTGGTTCGTTAATGGGAGGGATGATCGGGGGGGCAATGGGTTTACGGTTCGCTTTATTTGCGGGTGGCATTGGATTGTTAGCTTCGGCTTGTACATTATTGTTCACCCCATTTTTACAACTACGTGTGAAATCATTTCATGAATTAACATTGGAAAAAGATGTGTTTATAAAGAGCTAA
- a CDS encoding TetR/AcrR family transcriptional regulator: MTIKKNEADPRVIRTRRLLQDAFASLIQEKDFESITVRDIAERATVNRATFYAHFVDKFEILEARLMESFMTIINRRISGHEELNEETIQSIFLGVCEFHEGLSTMCKRRNTSLVPVFEIQVKEKIQAILLSFIDKDKRLATPNAQFLINTASIMLSWGIYGAAYVWNNEGRLISAESFVKQTMPLVMNGAKELLE, encoded by the coding sequence ATGACAATTAAAAAGAATGAAGCTGATCCTCGTGTGATACGTACACGGCGACTCCTTCAAGACGCTTTTGCTTCATTAATTCAAGAAAAAGACTTTGAATCGATAACCGTTAGGGATATTGCAGAGAGGGCTACTGTTAACAGGGCGACTTTTTATGCGCACTTTGTAGACAAATTTGAAATTCTTGAGGCCAGACTAATGGAATCATTTATGACAATCATAAATCGTAGAATAAGCGGTCACGAAGAATTAAATGAAGAAACAATTCAGAGTATTTTTCTGGGGGTATGCGAATTTCACGAGGGTTTAAGCACTATGTGCAAAAGAAGAAATACATCGCTTGTACCTGTATTCGAAATTCAAGTAAAGGAAAAAATTCAAGCGATACTTCTTTCCTTTATAGACAAAGACAAGAGGCTAGCGACTCCAAACGCGCAATTCTTAATAAATACTGCTTCTATCATGTTAAGTTGGGGGATTTATGGGGCGGCTTACGTTTGGAACAATGAGGGGCGTCTAATAAGTGCGGAATCATTCGTTAAACAGACTATGCCCTTAGTGATGAACGGAGCCAAAGAACTATTGGAATAG
- the glmS gene encoding glutamine--fructose-6-phosphate transaminase (isomerizing), with product MCGIVGYIGNKQAQDIVIGGLRKLEYRGYDSAGVAVVNENGLEYSKAQGRLAVLEGRLESKPLTGSMGIGHTRWATHGKPSDENSHPHTDEKSAFAVVHNGIIENFLPLKEELLAKGYTFTSETDTEVIAHLLADMYDGDIVSTARRAVQRMRGAYALGIMTQHEPEKLVAIRLASPLVVGVGQGESFIGSDIPAILEHTRDVYILNEGEMAVLTRDGVELMNAETGEKIERELFHVEWDLVQAEKGGYDSFMLKEMHEQPQAVRDTMGARIDEDNKRVILPELKMSDVELAAYDRIYIVACGTSMHAGLVGKDVIEKWTRVPVEVAVASEFRYRDPIYTDKTLMIVISQSGETADTLAALREAKKSNVKVLAITNVVGSSVAREADEVIFTWAGPEVAVASTKAYTSQVVALYLFSLYLAQVKGTMAAAEVAEVVEHLSEIPGKIASMLNNDDQIRRFAEGTKEVSSLFFIGRSLDYAVSLEGSLKLKEISYIHSEAYPAGELKHGTLALIEDNVPVVALATQPDIYEKTVSNIVEVKARGAHVLGFATEGNHDLAKSVDEVIYMPATLPMLTPILTVIPLQLLAYYASVARGLDVDKPRNLAKSVTVE from the coding sequence ATGTGCGGAATCGTTGGATATATTGGAAATAAACAAGCGCAAGATATCGTAATCGGAGGACTTCGCAAGCTGGAGTATCGCGGCTATGATTCAGCAGGGGTTGCTGTCGTGAACGAAAACGGCTTGGAGTACTCAAAAGCTCAGGGACGTCTGGCTGTTCTGGAAGGTCGTTTGGAGTCGAAGCCATTGACTGGTTCTATGGGAATCGGGCATACACGTTGGGCAACACACGGAAAACCGTCTGACGAGAACTCCCACCCACATACAGACGAGAAATCGGCTTTTGCAGTCGTTCACAACGGGATCATCGAAAACTTCCTGCCATTGAAAGAAGAGCTGCTGGCAAAAGGCTACACGTTCACTTCTGAGACAGATACCGAAGTTATTGCTCACTTGCTCGCGGACATGTACGATGGCGATATCGTTTCTACAGCTCGTCGTGCTGTTCAACGCATGCGTGGTGCCTATGCATTGGGAATCATGACGCAGCACGAGCCAGAGAAGCTGGTAGCGATTCGATTGGCTAGCCCGCTGGTAGTTGGTGTGGGTCAAGGCGAGAGCTTTATCGGTTCGGATATCCCGGCTATTTTGGAGCATACACGTGACGTGTACATTTTGAACGAAGGCGAAATGGCTGTGTTGACTCGCGATGGTGTGGAACTGATGAACGCAGAGACCGGCGAGAAAATCGAGCGGGAACTGTTCCATGTCGAGTGGGATTTGGTACAAGCAGAAAAAGGCGGATATGATTCCTTCATGCTCAAGGAAATGCACGAGCAGCCTCAAGCTGTTCGCGATACCATGGGTGCCCGCATTGACGAGGACAATAAGCGAGTGATTTTGCCTGAGCTGAAAATGAGCGATGTGGAATTGGCGGCATACGATCGCATCTACATCGTGGCATGCGGTACTTCCATGCACGCAGGTCTCGTCGGTAAGGATGTTATCGAAAAGTGGACTCGCGTACCTGTAGAGGTAGCAGTCGCTTCCGAGTTCCGTTACCGTGATCCGATCTACACAGACAAGACACTGATGATCGTCATCAGCCAATCTGGTGAGACAGCAGATACGCTGGCTGCGCTGCGTGAGGCGAAGAAGAGCAACGTGAAGGTATTGGCTATCACCAACGTGGTAGGCAGCTCTGTAGCTCGTGAAGCTGACGAAGTGATCTTTACGTGGGCTGGTCCGGAAGTAGCGGTAGCATCTACGAAAGCATACACCTCCCAAGTCGTTGCCCTGTACTTGTTCAGCCTGTATCTGGCTCAAGTAAAAGGCACCATGGCGGCTGCTGAGGTTGCTGAAGTCGTTGAACACCTGAGCGAGATCCCTGGCAAAATCGCTTCCATGCTGAATAACGATGATCAAATTCGTCGCTTTGCGGAGGGCACAAAAGAGGTAAGCAGCCTGTTCTTCATCGGCCGCAGCCTCGACTATGCGGTTTCGCTGGAAGGCTCTCTGAAGCTGAAGGAAATCTCCTACATTCACTCTGAAGCGTATCCAGCTGGTGAGCTGAAGCACGGTACACTTGCGCTGATTGAAGATAATGTTCCAGTTGTAGCTTTGGCTACGCAACCAGACATCTACGAAAAAACGGTAAGCAACATCGTGGAAGTAAAAGCTCGCGGCGCTCATGTACTGGGCTTTGCGACTGAAGGCAACCACGACCTGGCGAAGAGTGTGGATGAGGTCATTTACATGCCAGCCACTCTGCCAATGCTCACACCGATTCTGACCGTCATTCCATTGCAATTACTTGCTTACTACGCTTCTGTCGCTCGCGGCCTTGACGTGGATAAACCACGGAACTTGGCGAAGAGTGTGACGGTTGAGTAG